The following proteins are encoded in a genomic region of Corylus avellana chromosome ca4, CavTom2PMs-1.0:
- the LOC132177587 gene encoding uncharacterized protein LOC132177587 — MMPPELQPRSFRPYISSSISAPSFSSSFSNGSPESNPNPSSSTVFRSPSSSRSLQNSRFSPSTFVYNARIAMALVPCAAILLDLGGTPTVLATLTLGLMVSYILDSLGFKPGAFFAVWLSLIFSQIAFFFSSSLRFSATAVPLALLCAETNFLIGVWASLQFKWIQIENPSIVLALERLLFACVPLAASSLFTWATISAVGMRNAAYYLLAFNCVFYWLFSIPRVSSFKGKHEAKYHGGEVPDDNLILGPLESCVHTLNLLFVPLLLHLASHHSLIFSSAASVADLFLLFFIPFLFQLYASTRGALWWVTKNPHQLHSIRVVNGAVALVVVVLCLEIRVVFHSFGRYIQVPPPLNYLLVTISMLGSAAGAAAYAVGMVSDAFSSMAFTALGVIVGAAGAIVVGFPILFLPLPSIAGFYLARFFTKKSLPSYFSFVVLGSLMVTWFVMHNFWDLNIWLAGMSLKSFCKFIIANFVLAMAVPGLAILPSKLHFLTEVGLISHALLLCHIENRFFNYSSIYYYGFEDEVMYPSYMVIVTTLLGLALVRRLSVDHRIGQKAVWILTCLYSSKLAMLLITSKSVVWMSAVLLLAVSPPLLLYKDKSRTGSKMKTWQGYVHAGVVALSVWFCRETIFEALQWWNGRPPSDGLLLGFCILSAGLACVPIVALHFSHELSAKRCLALVVAAGLLFIIMQPPIPLSLTYRSDLIRAARQPADDDSIYGIMTTKPTWPAWLLILAILLTLAAVTSIIPIKYMVELRAFYSIAIGIALGIYISAEFFLLAPVLHALIVVTMVCASVFVVFTHFPSASSTKVLPWVFALLVALFPVTYLLEGQVRIKNILADSGFGDMGEEEKKLTTLLAVEGARTSLLGLYAAIFMLIALEIKFELSSLMREKAVERGGIRQNQSVQSSSGSIPPRMRFMQQRRASNVPAFTIKRMAAEGAWMPAVGNVATVMCFAICLILNINLTGGSNRAIFFLAPILLLLNQDSDFVAGFGDKQRYFPVTVVISVYLILTALYSIWEDVWHGNAGWGLQIGGPDWIFAVKNLALLILTLPSHILFNRFVWSYLKQSDWTPLLILPLNLPSIIITDVLKIRILGLLGIIYSLAQTLISRQQYISGLKYI; from the exons ATGATGCCGCCGGAGCTCCAACCGCGGTCGTTCCGCCCCTACATCTCGTCTTCCATCAGCGCTCCCtctttctcctcctccttcagCAATGGCTCTCCCGAatctaaccctaaccctagctCTAGCACCGTTTTCAGGTCCCCCTCATCCTCCAGATCCCTCCAGAATTCTCGCTTCTCGCCCTCCACCTTCGTCTACAACGCTCGGATTGCCATGGCGCTGGTGCCCTGCGCCGCCATCCTCCTGGACCTGGGCGGGACCCCAACGGTGCTCGCGACCCTAACGCTGGGCCTCATGGTCTCCTACATCCTCGACTCCCTTGGCTTCAAGCCCGGGGCCTTCTTCGCCGTATGGCTCTCCCTCATCTTCTCTCAGATCgctttcttcttctccagctCCCTCCGCTTCTCCGCCACCGCCGTACCCCTCGCCCTCCTCTGTGCCGAGACCAACTTCCTCATCGGTGTCTGGGCTTCCCTCCAGTTCAAGTGGATCCAAATCGAGAACCCTTCCATCGTACTCGCCCTCGAGCGCCTTCTCTTCGCGTGCGTCCCACTCGCCGCCTCGTCCCTCTTCACCTGGGCCACCATCTCCGCCGTTGGCATGCGCAACGCCGCCTACTATCTCCTCGCATTCAACTGCGTCTTCTACTGGCTCTTTTCCATTCCTCGAGTCTCCTCCTTCAAGGGCAAGCACGAGGCCAAGTACCATGGCGGGGAGGTCCCCGACGACAACCTCATCCTCGGTCCGCTCGAGAGCTGCGTGCACACTCTGAATCTGCTCTTCGTCCCTCTGCTCCTTCACCTGGCCTCTCATCACTCCCTCATCTTCTCCTCCGCCGCCTCCGTCGCCGATTTgttccttctcttcttcattcCCTTCCTATTCCAACTCTACGCCTCGACGAGAGGCGCGCTTTGGTGGGTCACGAAGAATCCCCACCAGCTGCATAGTATCCGTGTTGTGAATGGCGCTGTAGCTTTGGTTGTTGTGGTTCTCTGTTTGGAGATTAGGGTCGTTTTCCATTCGTTCGGGCGTTACATTCAGGTGCCACCGCCTTTGAATTACCTTCTTGTGACCATTTCGATGCTTGGCAGTGCGGCCGGAGCTGCTGCCTATGCTGTGGGGATGGTGTCCGATGCCTTCAGCTCGATGGCTTTCACCGCCTTGGGTGTGATTGTTGGTGCTGCCGGTGCAATTGTTGTGGGATTTCCAATCTTG TTCCTTCCACTGCCTTCAATTGCTGGCTTTTATTTGGCTCGATTTTTTACAAAGAAGAGCCTGCCATCTTATTTCAGCTTTGTTGTGCTTGGGAGTTTGATGGTTACATGGTTTGTAATGCATAATTTCTGGGACCTTAATATTTGGTTGGCAGGCATGTCCCTGAAGTCCTTCTGTAAATTCATAATTGCAAATTTTGTCCTGGCCATGGCTGTTCCTGGTCTAGCTATTCTACCTTCAAAACTTCATTTCTTGACTGAGGTTGGTTTAATCAGCCATGCGCTGCTGCTATGTCACATTGAGAATCGTTTTTTCAATTACTCCAGCATTTACTATTATGGGTTTGAGGATGAGGTGATGTATCCAAGCTACATGGTTATTGTAACAACTTTATTGGGTTTGGCTCTGGTGAGAAGACTGTCTGTTGATCATCGAATTGGGCAAAAGGCAGTTTGGATTTTGACTTGCCTCTATTCTTCTAAGCTGGCAATGCTGTTGATTACATCAAAATCTGTTGTATGGATGTCAGCTGTTCTGTTATTGGCCGTGTCTCCCCCATTGCTTCTTTACAA GGATAAATCGCGAACAGGCTCAAAGATGAAAACTTGGCAAGGCTATGTACATGCTGGTGTGGTTGCTTTATCTGTCTGGTTTTGCCGGGAAACAATTTTTGAAGCCCTCCAATGGTGGAATGGGAGACCTCCATCTGATGGTTTACTTCTGGGATTTTGCATTCTCTCTGCCGGGTTGGCTTGTGTGCCCATAGTTGCTCTCCACTTCTCTCATGAACTG TCTGCTAAGAGATGCCTAGCTCTGGTGGTGGCAGCAGGTCTTCTGTTTATCATAATGCAGCCACCAATCCCATTATCATTGACTTACCGGTCTGACCTGATCAGAGCTGCCCGCCAACCTGCTGATGACGATTCCATCTATGGCATAATGACCACAAAGCCTACATGGCCAGCTTGGCTGCTTATTTTGGCAATTCTGCTTACTCTAGCAGCTGTTACGTCCATCATACCAATTAAATACATGGTTGAGTTGAGAGCGTTTTATTCGATTGCCATTGGGATCGCTCTGGGTATCTACATATCGGCTGAATTCTTTCTTCTGGCACCTGTCCTGCATGCCCTCATTGTTGTGACTATGGTCTGTGCTTCTGTGTTTGTGGTCTTCACCCATTTCCCATCTGCCTCTAGCACAAAGGTCCTACCTTGGGTATTTGCTCTTCTCGTGGCTCTCTTTCCTGTGACATATCTTTTGGAGGGCCAAGTGAGAATCAAAAACATCCTGGCAGATAGTGGATTTGGAGACATGGGGGAGGAAGAGAAGAAGCTCACCACTCTACTGGCTGTTGAGGGGGCGAGGACATCTCTTCTTGGTCTATATGCAGCTATCTTTATGCTCATAGCGTTAGAGATAAAGTTCGAACTTTCCTCACTTATGCGGGAAAAGGCTGTTGAAAGGGGTGGAATTAGACAGAATCAATCTGTTCAAAGCAGCTCTGGCAGTATTCCTCCACGAATGCGATTCATGCAACAGCGTCGGGCCTCTAATGTGCCAGCCTTTACAATCAAGAGGATGGCTGCTGAGGGAGCCTGGATGCCGGCTGTTGGTAATGTAGCTACTGTGATGTGCTTTGCTATATGCCTTATCTTGAACATAAACCTCACAGGTGGATCAAATCGTGCAATATTCTTCCTTGCGCCTATTTTGCTGCTTCTCAACCAGGACTCTGATTTTGTTGCTGGATTTGGGGACAAGCAGAGGTATTTCCCTGTTACGGTTGTCATATCAGTTTACTTGATCTTGACTGCTTTGTACAGCATATGGGAAGATGTCTGGCATGGGAATGCAGGGTGGGGCCTCCAAATTGGTGGGCCAGATTGGATCTTTGCTGTAAAGAATTTGGCCCTCCTCATTCTTACGTTACCCAGTCATATCCTTTTCAACAGGTTTGTGTGGAGTTACTTGAAGCAGTCTGATTGGACGCCATTGCTCATATTGCCCCTTAATCTGCCATCCATTATAATTACGGATGTGCTTAAGATTAGGATTTTGGGGCTTCTAGGAATTATTTATTCCCTTGCCCAGACGCTAATCTCCAGACAACAATATATCTCTGGATTGAAGTATATTTAG